From a single Gemmatimonadota bacterium genomic region:
- a CDS encoding outer membrane beta-barrel protein, translating to MLSPNSMRSLTALATLTAASALLNDLSAQNSTTRGFNFGFALEGAGLTVEGGDQANGGGAGLRIGYGMNRIVTFFVGADGTAFNVEDPDAPNGDWTMAHVDLGARFHFANALRSWVPYLEGAFTARAVRLNDAMIGGNNVGDLSFNGGAFTVGGGLSVYFSQTFALDLELMGSGGDFTSITVDAGTINIPDIQATSGRFRIGLLWWK from the coding sequence ATGCTGAGCCCCAACTCGATGCGTTCCTTGACCGCGCTGGCCACGTTGACGGCGGCGTCGGCCCTCCTGAACGATCTATCCGCGCAGAACTCGACCACCCGCGGCTTCAACTTCGGGTTCGCGCTCGAGGGCGCCGGGCTCACCGTGGAAGGCGGCGATCAGGCGAACGGCGGCGGCGCTGGGCTCCGGATCGGCTACGGGATGAACCGGATCGTGACCTTCTTCGTGGGTGCCGATGGCACCGCCTTCAACGTCGAGGATCCGGATGCCCCCAACGGCGATTGGACCATGGCGCACGTGGACCTGGGCGCCCGCTTCCACTTCGCCAACGCCCTGCGGAGCTGGGTGCCCTACCTGGAGGGCGCCTTCACCGCCCGCGCGGTTCGGCTGAACGACGCCATGATCGGGGGCAACAACGTCGGCGATCTCAGCTTCAACGGCGGCGCCTTCACCGTGGGCGGTGGATTGTCCGTGTACTTCTCGCAGACCTTCGCTCTCGACCTCGAGCTCATGGGCAGCGGCGGCGACTTCACGTCCATCACCGTGGATGCGGGCACCATCAACATTCCGGACATCCAGGCTACCTCAGGCCGCTTCCGCATCGGGCTGCTCTGGTGGAAGTAG
- a CDS encoding Rieske (2Fe-2S) protein: MSSSSDPQETPARRGFLASVLAVAAGGVAGLAAVIPGAAVLLDPLKRSRTDPDLLFVTKLAAVPEDGLPKKFAVKADRVDAWNTYPNTPVGAVYLRRTDSGEVAALNVVCPHAGCFVGIAPDRTRFACPCHKSSFAFDGTINDPASPSPRAMDSLDVEVRNGDEVWVRFRSFRPGTKEKVAVV, encoded by the coding sequence ATGAGTTCCTCTTCCGATCCCCAGGAGACCCCCGCGCGCCGGGGGTTCCTGGCGAGTGTCCTCGCCGTCGCAGCCGGTGGTGTCGCCGGGCTGGCCGCGGTGATCCCCGGAGCGGCCGTCCTCCTCGATCCGCTCAAGCGATCACGCACCGATCCCGATCTGCTTTTCGTCACGAAGCTGGCGGCGGTACCGGAGGATGGGCTGCCCAAGAAGTTCGCGGTGAAGGCCGACCGGGTGGACGCCTGGAACACCTACCCGAACACCCCCGTGGGGGCGGTCTACCTGAGGCGCACCGATTCGGGTGAGGTCGCTGCCTTGAACGTGGTGTGCCCGCACGCAGGTTGCTTCGTGGGCATCGCGCCGGACCGCACGCGCTTCGCGTGCCCTTGCCACAAGAGCAGCTTCGCCTTCGACGGCACCATCAACGACCCCGCCAGCCCCAGTCCCCGCGCCATGGACTCGCTGGACGTCGAGGTGAGGAACGGCGACGAGGTCTGGGTCCGCTTCCGGAGCTTCCGGCCAGGCACGAAGGAGAAGGTCGCCGTCGTATGA
- a CDS encoding cytochrome b N-terminal domain-containing protein translates to MNAFLDWLDHRTGFRGILKGALYESIPGGARWRYVWGSTLTFAIAVQFLTGIVLWTAYSANAQGAWESVYFIQNQMWGGWLLRGVHHYMAQATIVLLVLHLMQVVIDGAYRAPREVNFWFGLGLLGVVLGLSLTGYLLPWDQKGYWATKVATSIASITPVLGPSLQRLMVGGAEYGHHTLTRFFALHAGVLPGTLVLLIVAHVYLFRRHGVTVKQPAQGPEGMFWPDQVLRDAVACLAVMAAVLILVLRSGGAELGAPADPSEPYAAARPEWYFLFLYQWLKYFPAGWEVLGAIVVPGLVAGVIALMPIIGRWRLGHRFNLGTLGVLLAAIGLLTWRARAQDGVDTEFALAKVQAEDSAERVRELAQAPEGIPATGALTLLRHDAYTQGPRLFASNCASCHRYDGHDGMGIIPTDEPSASDLHDFGSRAWLEGLLDADRIDGPDYFGGTALARSTRMVRFVKRQLPQWDDAQKQQLSKVVIALSAQAHLRTQAAQDAADAATIAEGLELLKTEEMRCITCHSFEGLNEEPDGPDLTGWGSRAWIMGMLHNPEHPSYYGDRNDGMPAFGEEEILTEEEMGMLADWIRGEWYRAEDAVVAVEE, encoded by the coding sequence ATGAACGCCTTCTTGGACTGGCTGGATCATCGCACCGGGTTTCGGGGCATCCTCAAGGGTGCGCTCTACGAGTCGATCCCCGGTGGTGCGCGTTGGCGCTACGTGTGGGGGAGCACGCTGACCTTCGCCATCGCCGTGCAGTTCCTCACGGGGATCGTGCTCTGGACCGCCTATAGCGCCAACGCCCAGGGCGCGTGGGAAAGCGTCTATTTCATCCAGAACCAGATGTGGGGCGGATGGCTGCTGCGCGGCGTTCATCACTACATGGCGCAAGCGACCATCGTGCTGTTGGTGCTCCATCTGATGCAGGTGGTCATCGATGGCGCCTATCGCGCTCCGCGCGAAGTGAACTTCTGGTTCGGGTTGGGTCTGCTCGGTGTGGTGCTGGGCCTATCCCTCACCGGCTATCTGCTGCCGTGGGACCAGAAGGGCTACTGGGCCACCAAGGTGGCCACCAGCATCGCGTCCATCACGCCCGTGTTGGGCCCCAGCCTGCAACGGCTGATGGTGGGGGGCGCGGAGTATGGGCATCACACGCTTACGCGCTTCTTCGCCCTGCACGCCGGCGTACTGCCCGGAACGCTCGTCCTGCTGATCGTGGCGCACGTGTATCTGTTCCGCCGGCACGGCGTCACCGTCAAGCAGCCAGCCCAGGGCCCGGAAGGCATGTTCTGGCCGGACCAGGTGCTGCGCGATGCCGTGGCCTGCCTGGCCGTGATGGCAGCGGTGCTGATCCTGGTGCTGCGCTCGGGGGGTGCGGAGCTGGGCGCGCCCGCCGATCCCAGCGAGCCGTACGCCGCGGCCCGTCCCGAGTGGTACTTCTTGTTCCTGTACCAGTGGCTCAAGTACTTCCCCGCCGGCTGGGAAGTGCTGGGCGCGATCGTGGTACCCGGCCTCGTGGCCGGCGTGATCGCGCTCATGCCCATCATCGGTCGCTGGCGGCTGGGGCACCGCTTCAACCTCGGCACGCTGGGCGTGCTGCTGGCGGCGATCGGTCTGCTGACCTGGCGCGCACGTGCGCAGGACGGTGTGGACACGGAGTTCGCGTTGGCCAAGGTGCAAGCCGAGGACAGCGCGGAACGCGTGCGCGAGTTGGCCCAGGCCCCCGAAGGAATCCCGGCCACCGGCGCGCTCACGTTGCTCCGCCATGACGCCTACACGCAGGGCCCCCGTCTCTTCGCCAGCAACTGTGCGAGTTGCCATCGTTACGATGGACACGATGGCATGGGGATCATCCCCACGGACGAGCCTTCCGCGTCCGACCTCCACGACTTCGGAAGTCGCGCGTGGTTGGAGGGCCTGCTGGATGCGGACCGCATCGATGGGCCCGACTACTTCGGCGGGACCGCGCTGGCCCGTTCCACGCGCATGGTACGCTTCGTCAAGCGCCAGTTGCCCCAGTGGGACGACGCCCAGAAGCAGCAGCTCTCCAAGGTCGTGATCGCGCTCTCGGCGCAGGCCCACCTGCGCACGCAGGCAGCCCAGGACGCTGCGGACGCCGCCACCATCGCCGAGGGCCTCGAGCTGCTCAAGACCGAGGAGATGCGCTGCATCACCTGCCACAGCTTTGAAGGCCTGAACGAAGAGCCCGACGGGCCCGATCTCACGGGCTGGGGCTCGCGCGCCTGGATCATGGGCATGCTGCACAATCCCGAGCACCCCTCCTACTACGGCGATCGCAACGACGGGATGCCCGCCTTCGGTGAGGAGGAGATCCTCACGGAAGAGGAGATGGGCATGCTGGCGGATTGGATCCGAGGGGAGTGGTATCGGGCGGAGGATGCGGTGGTGGCGGTGGAGGAGTAG
- a CDS encoding Na+/H+ antiporter NhaC family protein, whose translation MRLRFPHPMVLLLATIGLAAALTWILPAGSYERVLDAATGREVVVPGSYATAERSPVGPMGALLAVPLGIVAGADVIVVILFVGGAFALLDGTGALARLVGGLVGRTRSPFMIVAAVSTGFATLGALENMHEEIIALVPVMLVLSRGLGFGAVTALAMSLGSAVVGAAFGPTNPFAAGIALKIAGLSPLSGGGLRLGMLIAALAIWIAWTLSQVGKDDVRPEVTAPSLDPPTRRDALMLALVLLPFGPYVYGVLLLDWGFNELSALFLVAAYAVGLVGGLGLRDTTERYLAGMATMLTGALFVGLARSISVVLTDGRIIDTILYGLATPLEDAPGFLAGGLMVAVQALLHIPVVSNSGQAVLTMPILAPLADLLGFSRQVSVIAYQTGGALSDAWIPTNGAMLAMLVAAQVPYGRWLRFAVPGLLLVAIVGFVAMALAY comes from the coding sequence ATCGGGCTGGCTGCTGCCCTCACCTGGATCCTGCCGGCCGGCTCCTACGAGCGCGTCCTCGACGCCGCGACCGGACGCGAGGTCGTAGTACCCGGAAGCTACGCGACGGCGGAGCGGAGCCCGGTTGGCCCCATGGGCGCATTGCTGGCCGTGCCGTTGGGCATCGTCGCCGGAGCCGACGTGATCGTCGTCATCCTCTTCGTGGGAGGCGCCTTCGCCCTTCTCGACGGCACCGGTGCGTTGGCTCGGCTCGTCGGTGGGCTGGTAGGGCGCACCCGCAGCCCCTTCATGATCGTCGCGGCGGTGAGCACCGGATTCGCGACCCTGGGTGCGCTCGAGAACATGCACGAGGAGATCATCGCGCTCGTGCCGGTGATGCTGGTGCTCAGTCGCGGCCTCGGGTTCGGCGCAGTGACCGCGCTGGCGATGAGTCTCGGCTCCGCGGTAGTGGGCGCCGCCTTTGGACCCACCAACCCCTTCGCGGCCGGCATCGCGCTCAAGATCGCAGGGCTCTCGCCGCTGAGCGGCGGCGGCCTGCGCCTGGGCATGCTGATCGCCGCGCTCGCCATCTGGATTGCATGGACGCTGTCCCAGGTGGGCAAGGACGACGTGCGACCGGAGGTGACTGCGCCCTCTCTGGATCCTCCGACGAGACGCGACGCCCTGATGCTTGCGCTGGTGCTGCTACCGTTCGGCCCCTACGTGTACGGCGTGCTCCTGCTGGACTGGGGCTTCAACGAGCTGTCCGCCCTGTTCCTGGTAGCCGCCTACGCGGTCGGGCTCGTGGGTGGGCTGGGGCTGCGCGACACCACCGAGCGCTATCTGGCCGGGATGGCCACCATGTTGACCGGAGCACTTTTCGTTGGCCTGGCCCGCTCGATCTCGGTGGTGCTCACGGACGGTCGCATCATCGATACCATCCTGTACGGTCTCGCCACACCGCTCGAAGACGCGCCGGGGTTTCTGGCCGGCGGCCTGATGGTGGCCGTGCAGGCGCTCCTTCACATCCCCGTGGTCTCCAACAGCGGGCAGGCCGTGCTCACCATGCCGATCCTGGCACCGCTGGCCGACCTCCTGGGCTTCTCCCGGCAGGTGTCGGTGATCGCCTACCAGACCGGGGGAGCCCTTTCCGATGCATGGATCCCGACCAACGGGGCCATGCTGGCCATGCTGGTGGCGGCCCAGGTGCCCTACGGGCGCTGGCTGCGGTTTGCGGTGCCGGGGTTGTTGCTGGTCGCGATCGTCGGGTTCGTGGCGATGGCGCTGGCGTATTGA